The following proteins come from a genomic window of Winogradskyella sp. PC-19:
- a CDS encoding GNAT family N-acetyltransferase, producing the protein MIRKARLTDIDTLMQVTKACAKHMISIGIYQWNEHYPNKTAFLNDVKRNELYVLEFENSVIGSVVLSDLMDEEYMPINWLTENDKNLYIHRLAIDPKHQGNGYAQKLMDFAEQFAIDNNYRSIRLDTFSQNKRNQKFYELRGYKRLGDIYFPKQSKYPFHCYELML; encoded by the coding sequence ATGATTCGTAAAGCTCGACTTACCGATATTGATACCTTAATGCAGGTTACTAAAGCTTGTGCAAAACACATGATTAGTATTGGTATTTATCAATGGAATGAACACTACCCAAATAAAACTGCTTTTTTAAATGATGTAAAAAGAAATGAACTTTATGTTTTAGAATTTGAAAATTCTGTAATTGGCTCTGTAGTGTTGTCGGATTTAATGGACGAAGAATACATGCCTATTAATTGGCTTACAGAAAATGACAAAAATCTATACATCCACCGATTGGCAATCGACCCAAAACATCAAGGAAATGGTTATGCTCAAAAACTAATGGATTTTGCAGAACAGTTTGCTATAGACAACAACTATAGGTCTATTAGATTAGATACCTTTTCTCAGAACAAAAGAAATCAAAAGTTTTACGAACTTCGTGGCTACAAACGATTGGGTGATATTTACTTTCCGAAACAAAGTAAATATCCTTTTCATTGTTATGAATTAATGCTGTGA
- a CDS encoding universal stress protein gives MKNILVPVGSSKNAKSHLQYAVDFAKSFGAKVYVVQIYNVYTKAGTLVKIDHILERESQAFLDKHVASIDKKGVEVVTRVFKGKLIDTIELACKALDVDLIILEPRTNSIKDEVYLGKTSGKIVKQTQIPALIVPENYTYKPMVKILMAIKSAVIKKEDALIPLIAIKDKYKAVLNLLVVKTPNYNEGDLEVGKKLSSLITNTTKTNAQTTFQGVLEHYKNHNPDLLCVVRRKRGFFKKLWEDNTILKKDFHSTTIPVLVLSGLK, from the coding sequence ATGAAAAATATTTTAGTTCCTGTTGGGTCATCCAAAAACGCAAAAAGTCACTTGCAATATGCTGTTGATTTTGCTAAAAGTTTTGGAGCAAAGGTTTATGTTGTTCAAATATATAATGTTTACACCAAAGCCGGAACTTTAGTGAAGATAGATCATATTTTAGAACGTGAAAGTCAAGCATTTTTAGATAAACATGTTGCGTCTATTGATAAAAAAGGTGTTGAGGTTGTTACAAGAGTCTTTAAAGGAAAATTAATTGACACCATTGAGTTAGCTTGTAAAGCTTTGGATGTAGATTTAATTATTTTAGAACCAAGAACAAATTCAATTAAAGATGAAGTTTATCTAGGAAAAACTTCTGGTAAAATAGTAAAGCAAACACAAATCCCTGCTTTGATAGTCCCAGAGAACTATACTTACAAACCAATGGTTAAGATATTAATGGCCATTAAATCTGCCGTAATTAAAAAGGAAGATGCATTAATTCCTTTAATTGCCATAAAGGATAAGTATAAGGCAGTCCTTAATTTATTAGTTGTAAAGACACCTAATTATAATGAAGGTGATTTAGAAGTCGGTAAAAAACTGTCGAGTCTTATTACAAACACAACAAAAACTAATGCCCAGACAACGTTTCAAGGTGTCTTAGAGCATTACAAGAATCATAATCCAGATTTACTTTGTGTTGTAAGACGAAAGAGAGGTTTTTTCAAAAAACTATGGGAAGATAACACGATACTAAAAAAAGATTTTCACAGCACGACAATACCCGTTTTAGTTTTAAGCGGCTTAAAATAG
- a CDS encoding alpha/beta hydrolase family protein: protein MYIEKNTIIKRYGQKPMVVDTFYNPEIKKQPIIIFSHGYKGFKDWGAWNIMAKTIAKSGFCFLKFNFSHNGGTVENPIDFPDLKAFGNNNYTKEINDLGDVINWSIDKFENNSAIDTTKIYLIGHSRGGGITVLKTAEDNRIKKLVTLASVCDFEKRTATFGNLEQWKKDGVKYVTNGRTKQQMPHYYQFYEDFIKNKDNLNIKSACKKINVPHLIIHGESDTSIAVSEAENLNHWNPKSQLNIIKGANHVFNVKHPWTEKSVPKEFKAMMNASINFLK, encoded by the coding sequence ATGTATATCGAAAAAAATACTATAATAAAGCGCTATGGTCAAAAACCAATGGTTGTTGATACGTTTTATAATCCAGAAATAAAGAAGCAGCCAATAATTATTTTTTCTCATGGCTATAAGGGTTTTAAAGATTGGGGCGCTTGGAATATAATGGCCAAAACAATTGCAAAATCTGGGTTTTGTTTCTTGAAATTTAATTTTTCTCATAATGGAGGCACTGTTGAAAATCCAATAGATTTTCCAGATTTAAAGGCCTTTGGAAATAATAATTATACAAAAGAGATTAATGATTTGGGTGACGTTATTAATTGGTCAATTGATAAATTTGAGAATAACTCAGCGATAGACACAACAAAAATATATCTCATAGGACATAGTCGTGGAGGCGGCATTACTGTGCTTAAAACTGCTGAAGATAATCGAATAAAAAAACTTGTCACTTTAGCAAGCGTATGCGATTTTGAAAAGCGCACTGCAACTTTTGGCAATTTAGAACAATGGAAAAAAGATGGTGTTAAATACGTGACTAACGGACGTACAAAACAACAAATGCCTCATTATTATCAGTTTTATGAGGATTTTATTAAGAATAAAGATAATTTAAATATTAAATCAGCATGCAAAAAAATTAATGTGCCGCATCTAATTATTCATGGGGAAAGTGATACTTCAATCGCTGTTTCTGAAGCAGAAAATCTTAATCACTGGAATCCCAAAAGTCAGTTAAATATTATCAAAGGTGCAAATCATGTATTTAACGTAAAACATCCGTGGACAGAAAAATCTGTTCCAAAAGAGTTTAAAGCGATGATGAATGCATCTATAAATTTTTTAAAATAA
- a CDS encoding PD-(D/E)XK nuclease family protein encodes MDSFIENVLKDLKKKDVSFSELVFILPSKRAGVFLKNRLNNFISETCFAPEIISIEDFVQDLSQLRQISGVELLFEFYSSYKKITPKNKVEPFDSFSKWAQILVQDFNEIDRYLINSIKIFDYLGAIQELNHWSLETQKTELVTNYLSFWKNLSRYYNQFTNDLISEETAYQGLIYKEATEHVETYIQNTKKTHVFLGFNALNSAEELIIQELLQNNIGHVYWDIDSHFFNNKNHSASLFALRHQQKWSFYKTNPFNWITTTYSLRKNINIIGCPKSVGQSKYVGNLLKQLSKENSSLNSTAVVLGDELLLMPVLNALPIGINAVNVTMGLPLKSIPVASLFEQLFMIHRVKVKRFYFKDVIAILSHQMIQYIFESSEHIIKTIHKNNIAYLSVDDIIKLSYESDVELIKLLFEDWHVSITKNISNCLKLIKSIKEGFDDFKTEKRLELEYLYRFNTLFNEIASLNSKFGFINDVSTLFSVYKELLNSETLDFQGEPLEGLQIMGMLESRVLDFETVIITSVNEGILPGGKTNNSFIPFDVKIENELPTYKEKDAVYTYHFYSLIQRAKNVYLIYNTEVDALKGGEKSRFITQLEIEGIHDIKHKVISPSIPKIESKLMTIKKDDTIINKLKNYATKGFSPSSLTKYIRNPIDFYFEKVLGIRNTEEVEETVAANTLGTVVHNSLEDFYKPFEGKFLQIEDIKKMKSLIDITITKHFTKEYKQGDITSGKNLIIFEIAKRYIVNFLNSEIDLLKNGNALKIIAIEVDNTVAINIPELGFPINITGKVDRVDELNGVTRIVDYKSGKVEQNNVEIVDWNLLNTDYKKYSKSFQVLCYAYMMKKQNLIKLPVEAGIISFKNLKQGFLKFAEKESTHSRKKNHEIFDETLQNFEAQLKSLIIEICNPNIDFIEKELE; translated from the coding sequence ATGGATAGTTTTATAGAAAATGTTTTAAAAGATTTAAAAAAAAAGGACGTTTCTTTTTCAGAGTTAGTTTTTATTTTACCAAGTAAAAGAGCTGGTGTCTTTTTAAAAAACAGACTTAATAATTTTATTTCAGAAACCTGCTTCGCTCCAGAGATAATAAGTATCGAGGATTTTGTTCAAGATCTTTCGCAGTTAAGACAGATATCTGGTGTCGAATTATTATTTGAATTTTATTCGTCTTACAAAAAAATTACTCCAAAAAATAAAGTTGAACCTTTTGATTCTTTTTCAAAATGGGCTCAAATTTTAGTTCAGGACTTTAATGAAATTGATAGGTATCTTATTAATTCGATAAAGATTTTCGATTATTTGGGTGCTATTCAAGAACTAAATCATTGGTCTTTAGAGACTCAGAAGACAGAATTAGTTACTAACTATCTTAGTTTTTGGAAAAACCTGAGTAGATACTACAATCAGTTTACTAATGACTTAATTTCTGAAGAAACTGCCTATCAAGGTCTAATATATAAAGAGGCTACAGAACACGTAGAAACTTATATTCAGAACACAAAAAAAACACATGTCTTTCTTGGTTTCAATGCGCTTAATTCTGCTGAGGAATTAATCATTCAAGAATTATTACAAAACAATATAGGTCATGTGTATTGGGATATTGATTCTCATTTTTTTAATAATAAAAATCATAGCGCAAGTTTATTTGCCCTGCGTCACCAACAAAAATGGTCATTTTACAAGACAAATCCATTTAATTGGATAACAACAACTTACTCTTTACGAAAAAACATTAATATTATTGGCTGCCCAAAGTCTGTAGGTCAAAGTAAATACGTTGGTAACTTGTTAAAACAATTATCAAAAGAAAACAGTTCTTTAAACAGCACTGCAGTTGTGCTAGGAGACGAACTATTATTAATGCCTGTACTTAACGCTCTACCAATTGGTATAAATGCAGTAAACGTTACAATGGGTTTGCCTTTAAAATCAATACCAGTAGCGTCTTTATTTGAGCAGCTTTTTATGATTCACAGAGTAAAGGTTAAGCGTTTTTATTTTAAAGACGTTATTGCTATTCTTTCTCATCAAATGATTCAATATATTTTTGAATCTAGCGAGCATATCATAAAAACAATTCATAAAAACAATATCGCCTATTTATCAGTAGATGATATTATAAAATTATCATATGAATCAGATGTAGAATTAATAAAGTTACTGTTTGAAGATTGGCATGTGTCTATTACAAAAAATATAAGCAACTGTCTAAAGCTAATTAAAAGTATCAAAGAAGGTTTTGATGATTTTAAAACAGAAAAAAGATTAGAGTTAGAATATCTATACCGTTTTAATACTCTTTTTAATGAAATAGCGTCTCTAAACTCTAAATTTGGATTCATAAATGACGTTTCAACACTATTCTCTGTTTATAAAGAATTACTGAATAGTGAAACTTTAGATTTTCAGGGAGAACCCTTAGAAGGACTTCAGATTATGGGAATGTTAGAGTCTCGTGTGTTGGATTTTGAAACCGTAATTATAACCTCAGTAAACGAAGGTATTCTACCTGGTGGGAAAACCAATAATTCCTTTATTCCATTTGATGTAAAAATTGAAAATGAATTACCAACCTACAAAGAAAAAGATGCCGTTTATACCTACCACTTTTATAGCTTAATTCAAAGAGCTAAAAATGTTTATTTAATTTATAATACCGAAGTCGATGCCTTAAAAGGTGGAGAAAAAAGTCGTTTTATAACCCAACTTGAAATCGAGGGTATTCATGATATAAAACATAAAGTCATTTCGCCTTCTATCCCAAAAATAGAAAGTAAATTAATGACTATAAAAAAAGATGATACTATTATTAATAAACTCAAAAACTATGCTACTAAAGGGTTTTCACCTTCATCATTAACAAAATACATTCGAAACCCGATAGACTTCTATTTTGAGAAGGTTTTGGGTATTAGAAATACTGAAGAAGTTGAAGAAACTGTTGCAGCTAATACTTTAGGAACAGTTGTACACAATTCTCTCGAAGATTTCTATAAACCTTTTGAAGGTAAATTTCTTCAAATTGAAGACATCAAAAAAATGAAGTCTTTAATTGATATAACTATTACTAAACATTTTACTAAAGAGTATAAACAAGGTGATATAACATCTGGCAAAAATCTTATCATATTCGAAATTGCAAAACGTTACATCGTCAATTTTTTAAATTCTGAAATAGACCTTTTAAAAAACGGAAATGCTTTAAAGATAATTGCAATAGAAGTAGATAATACTGTTGCTATAAATATCCCAGAACTTGGTTTCCCAATCAATATAACTGGTAAAGTAGACCGCGTTGACGAACTTAATGGCGTGACAAGAATAGTGGATTATAAATCTGGTAAGGTAGAGCAAAACAATGTCGAAATTGTAGACTGGAATTTATTAAATACAGATTACAAAAAGTACAGTAAGTCTTTCCAAGTACTTTGTTATGCTTATATGATGAAAAAACAAAATCTTATTAAACTTCCTGTTGAAGCTGGCATCATTTCCTTCAAAAATCTAAAACAGGGCTTTTTAAAGTTTGCTGAAAAGGAATCTACTCATAGCAGAAAGAAAAACCACGAAATTTTTGATGAAACCCTTCAAAATTTTGAAGCTCAACTTAAATCGTTAATTATAGAAATCTGCAATCCTAATATAGATTTTATCGAAAAAGAATTGGAATAA
- a CDS encoding OmpA family protein yields the protein MKNLSRLLFVAVLLASFSTANAQDENNPWAFGLGINAVDFYPVGEPLPQGEFFDEFLNANDHYNVLPFLSRIAVSRYLDDGFTFTIAGSLNRISKFGDVVDAFGNESVNSVPNLNYYAVDATVSYSFMDLIKSNTLDPYLGVGGGYTWVDDIGAGTLNGTLGLDYWVSEKVALNLQTSYKHSFEDRLAKHFQHSFGVKFKFGGTDTDGDGIFDHEDACPEVAGLEAFNGCPDSDNDGIEDSKDDCPNEAGLAEFNGCPDADGDGVIDGKDDCPTVAGLKSLNGCPDADSDGIADAKDGCPNEAGPAANNGCPYQDKDGDGVLDKDDKCPDVAGTVANNGCPEITEAEKDQLNAYAKTILFDTGRASIKDESKQVLADIIAILSKYPDAKFTVEGHTDSVGSEKLNLRLSDERAISVRDYLVANGVNQFRLSAEGFGESKPIASNKTRDGRKQNRRVEINLAN from the coding sequence ATGAAAAATCTTAGCAGATTATTATTTGTAGCTGTGCTTCTAGCGAGCTTTAGCACTGCTAACGCTCAGGATGAGAACAATCCTTGGGCTTTTGGTCTTGGTATCAATGCAGTTGATTTTTATCCTGTGGGAGAGCCTCTTCCTCAAGGTGAGTTTTTTGACGAATTTCTTAATGCAAACGACCATTACAATGTATTACCTTTCTTATCGAGAATAGCAGTTTCTAGATATTTAGACGATGGTTTTACTTTTACAATTGCTGGTAGTCTTAACAGAATTAGCAAGTTTGGAGACGTTGTTGACGCTTTCGGTAATGAATCAGTTAACAGTGTTCCAAATTTAAATTATTATGCTGTTGATGCAACTGTTTCTTACAGTTTCATGGACTTAATCAAATCAAACACTCTTGACCCTTACTTAGGTGTTGGTGGTGGTTACACTTGGGTAGATGATATTGGTGCTGGTACTTTAAATGGTACTTTAGGCCTTGACTACTGGGTTTCTGAAAAAGTTGCTTTAAACTTACAAACATCTTACAAGCATTCTTTCGAAGATAGATTAGCGAAACATTTCCAACATTCATTTGGTGTTAAATTCAAATTTGGTGGAACTGATACTGACGGTGATGGTATTTTTGATCATGAAGATGCTTGTCCAGAAGTTGCAGGTTTAGAAGCCTTTAACGGTTGTCCTGATTCTGACAATGACGGTATCGAAGATTCTAAAGATGATTGTCCTAACGAAGCTGGATTAGCTGAATTTAATGGATGTCCTGATGCTGATGGTGATGGTGTAATTGATGGTAAAGATGATTGTCCTACAGTTGCTGGTCTAAAATCTTTAAATGGTTGTCCTGATGCTGATAGCGATGGTATTGCTGATGCTAAAGATGGTTGTCCTAATGAAGCTGGTCCTGCAGCAAACAACGGTTGCCCTTACCAAGATAAAGATGGTGATGGTGTATTAGACAAAGATGATAAATGTCCAGATGTTGCTGGTACTGTAGCTAATAATGGTTGCCCAGAAATAACTGAAGCAGAAAAAGATCAATTAAATGCTTATGCTAAAACTATCTTATTTGATACTGGTAGAGCGTCAATTAAAGATGAGTCTAAGCAAGTATTAGCTGATATTATAGCTATATTAAGTAAATACCCAGATGCTAAATTTACAGTTGAAGGTCACACTGATAGCGTTGGTTCAGAAAAATTAAACCTAAGACTGTCTGATGAAAGAGCAATATCTGTTAGAGATTACTTAGTTGCTAACGGAGTTAATCAATTTAGATTATCTGCTGAAGGTTTTGGTGAAAGTAAGCCTATTGCCTCTAACAAAACAAGAGACGGAAGAAAACAAAATAGAAGAGTTGAGATTAACTTAGCTAACTAG
- the kbl gene encoding glycine C-acetyltransferase: MYGAIKEYLNQEIENIKDAGLFKEERIITSAQGPEITLNTGEKVLNFCANNYLGLSSHPEVVKAAQDIMDTHGFGMSSVRFICGTQDIHKELEQKIADFYGTEDTILYAAAFDANGGVFEPLLGKEDAIISDSLNHASIIDGVRLCKAARYRYQNNDMADLETQLIEANKNGARHKIIVTDGVFSMDGLVAPLDKICDLADKYDAMVMIDECHATGFIGETGIGTLEEKGVLGRIDIITGTLGKALGGAMGGYTTAKKEIIEILRQRSRPYLFSNSLAPAIVGASIKVFDMLSGDTSLRDKLEANTNYFKAGMKKAGFDIIDGDSAIVPVMLYDAKLSQTMANMLLEEGIYVIGFFFPVVPKDKARIRVQLSAAHEKEHLDKAINAFIEVGKRLEII, translated from the coding sequence ATGTACGGAGCAATAAAAGAATATCTTAATCAAGAAATAGAAAATATAAAAGATGCTGGACTTTTTAAAGAAGAACGTATCATAACATCTGCACAAGGTCCTGAAATTACCTTGAATACAGGAGAAAAAGTTTTAAATTTTTGTGCAAACAATTATTTGGGTTTATCATCCCATCCTGAAGTTGTAAAAGCAGCGCAAGACATTATGGATACTCATGGTTTTGGGATGTCGTCAGTGCGTTTTATTTGTGGTACTCAAGACATACACAAAGAACTTGAGCAAAAAATAGCGGATTTTTATGGTACTGAAGACACCATCTTATATGCTGCAGCATTTGACGCTAATGGAGGTGTTTTTGAACCTTTACTGGGTAAGGAAGACGCTATTATCTCTGACTCATTAAATCACGCATCCATTATCGATGGTGTGCGTTTATGTAAAGCTGCCCGATATCGTTATCAAAATAATGATATGGCTGACTTAGAAACTCAGTTGATTGAGGCTAACAAAAATGGAGCACGACATAAAATAATTGTTACCGATGGTGTGTTTTCTATGGATGGACTTGTAGCTCCGTTAGATAAAATTTGTGATTTAGCAGATAAATATGACGCTATGGTTATGATTGACGAGTGTCATGCTACAGGATTTATAGGAGAAACGGGAATTGGGACATTAGAAGAAAAAGGTGTTTTGGGTCGAATAGATATTATCACTGGAACTTTAGGTAAAGCATTAGGTGGTGCTATGGGTGGCTACACTACCGCAAAAAAAGAAATTATTGAAATCTTAAGACAGCGTTCTAGACCTTATTTATTTTCAAATTCATTAGCGCCAGCAATTGTTGGAGCATCAATTAAGGTATTTGACATGCTTTCAGGTGACACTTCATTAAGAGACAAACTAGAAGCAAATACAAATTATTTTAAAGCCGGAATGAAAAAAGCTGGTTTTGATATCATTGATGGTGATTCCGCGATTGTACCAGTAATGTTATACGATGCAAAGCTATCACAAACCATGGCCAATATGCTGTTAGAAGAAGGTATATACGTTATAGGATTCTTTTTTCCTGTAGTACCAAAAGATAAAGCACGAATTAGAGTCCAACTTTCAGCTGCTCACGAAAAGGAGCATTTAGATAAAGCAATTAATGCATTTATTGAAGTTGGTAAAAGATTAGAAATAATCTAA
- a CDS encoding UvrD-helicase domain-containing protein, with protein sequence MQHTFEIYSASAGSGKTYTLAKSYIKRLISSKHSEAFKNILAITFTNKAVGEMKKRIIDMLKTFSEENYDENPHPMFLDICRELSISPEELHKKSKTVLHKIIHNYGAFDISTIDGFTHRVIRTFAFDLKLPINFEVELDQDYLLTKAVDALIARAGKDKVLTQILVDFAIEKADDDKSWDVSYDFKKIGKLLLKENDIPYINKLKEKTLDDFKTLKSTLQKTKAELEIKIKEEAKKTLQLIDEAGLQYDDFNRSYLPKYFEKLADENYSVSFDPNWQTDLVDGNTLYPKRVSDTIAQTIQSIQPNLAKAFRNTKKWVFDLKFNRAVYKNITPLSVINALQKELKTLKEDENKLLISEFNSLISNEIKNQPTPFIYERLGEKFKHYFVDEFQDTSAMQWQNLIPLMDNALSSTNGSAMLVGDAKQSIYRWRGGDAEQFIDLYQKRTHPFQIQADVKNLENNFRSYQVVVDFNNSLFKFISEQFFSKDSYKSLYKEASQKLKKDKGGYVHTSFLDWENTEDRIDAYVQKTFETIKSCLEKGYRPKDICVLVRKKKEGIAVSDYLTNNNISIVSSETLLLNNSPKVQLLNQVMALLVSPDDEKLKLEMLNNISRIFEIEDKHTFFKSHLSFSISELLDKLRSIDIHLDYNRLLQMPIYEMAESLVRGFGLCKTKPNAYVQFYLDTVFDYSNKQASDILSFLDYFETKKETLSITMSNNLDAVSIMTIHKSKGLEFPVVVFPFADLDIYRELEPKEWFPLEKENYNGFENALINYSKDFQNYGGIGEVIHNKHQSELELDGINLLYVTLTRAIEQLYIITKKDISNKGVVNEKTYAGIFINYLISENIWKENQSEYSFGEPTKLSIGQAVSEESEDYEFISTPKESHNLRIITSSGVLWETDQEKAIEYGNLVHLVMSKITTPHDVDFSIKSVVSDGHIKASESESLKQIVLSIINHKMLSAYFSTDYLIYNEKDIITKEGHFFRPDRLVVKGNKAVIIDYKTGVENKKYEAQINDYSNVLKEMGYVIKKKLIVYTNDTIKILEVK encoded by the coding sequence TTGCAACACACCTTTGAAATATACAGCGCGTCTGCCGGTAGTGGTAAAACCTATACACTTGCCAAATCTTACATAAAGCGTCTTATTTCTTCAAAGCATTCTGAAGCTTTCAAAAATATCCTTGCCATTACCTTTACTAACAAAGCCGTTGGTGAAATGAAAAAGCGGATTATAGATATGCTTAAGACCTTTTCTGAAGAAAATTATGACGAAAACCCTCATCCAATGTTTTTGGATATTTGTAGGGAACTTTCCATTTCTCCAGAAGAGCTTCACAAGAAATCAAAAACTGTACTACACAAAATCATACATAATTACGGAGCTTTTGATATTTCGACCATTGATGGGTTTACGCATCGTGTTATCAGAACTTTTGCCTTTGATTTAAAACTACCTATAAATTTTGAAGTAGAGCTTGACCAAGATTATTTATTGACTAAAGCTGTTGATGCTTTGATTGCCAGAGCAGGAAAAGACAAGGTACTAACGCAAATACTTGTAGATTTTGCTATTGAAAAAGCCGATGACGATAAAAGTTGGGATGTTAGTTATGATTTTAAAAAAATAGGAAAACTGCTCCTAAAGGAAAATGATATTCCATATATCAATAAACTCAAAGAGAAAACACTTGATGATTTTAAAACACTCAAAAGCACATTGCAAAAAACCAAAGCTGAGCTTGAGATCAAAATCAAGGAAGAAGCTAAAAAAACATTACAACTGATTGACGAAGCTGGTTTACAGTATGATGATTTTAACCGAAGTTATTTGCCCAAATATTTTGAAAAGTTAGCTGATGAGAATTACAGTGTTAGTTTTGACCCTAATTGGCAAACCGATTTAGTTGATGGAAATACATTATATCCAAAACGTGTTTCAGATACCATTGCACAAACAATACAAAGTATCCAGCCCAATCTTGCAAAAGCGTTTAGAAATACTAAAAAATGGGTTTTTGATTTAAAATTCAATAGAGCAGTTTATAAAAATATCACACCACTTTCTGTTATAAATGCACTTCAAAAAGAACTAAAAACTTTAAAAGAAGACGAGAATAAGTTGTTGATTTCAGAATTTAATTCACTTATAAGTAATGAGATTAAAAATCAGCCAACACCTTTTATTTATGAGCGTTTGGGTGAAAAATTTAAACATTATTTTGTGGATGAATTTCAGGACACCTCTGCAATGCAATGGCAAAATTTAATTCCGCTAATGGACAATGCATTGTCGTCTACAAATGGCTCTGCAATGCTAGTTGGTGATGCCAAACAATCTATTTATAGATGGCGTGGTGGTGATGCCGAGCAGTTTATTGATTTATATCAAAAAAGAACACATCCATTTCAGATTCAGGCAGATGTCAAAAATTTAGAAAACAACTTCCGAAGTTACCAAGTCGTTGTAGATTTTAACAACTCGCTTTTTAAATTCATCTCAGAGCAGTTTTTCTCAAAAGATAGTTATAAGTCGCTATATAAAGAGGCTTCTCAAAAACTAAAAAAAGATAAAGGTGGTTATGTTCATACTTCATTTTTAGATTGGGAAAATACCGAAGACAGAATAGATGCTTACGTTCAAAAAACCTTTGAGACAATAAAATCCTGTCTCGAAAAAGGCTATAGACCAAAAGATATTTGTGTTTTGGTACGCAAAAAGAAAGAAGGTATTGCTGTTTCGGATTATCTAACTAATAACAATATTAGCATTGTTTCATCTGAAACTTTGTTATTGAATAATTCACCAAAAGTGCAGTTGCTTAATCAAGTTATGGCATTATTGGTTAGCCCAGATGATGAAAAATTAAAGTTAGAAATGCTGAACAATATTTCAAGAATTTTTGAAATTGAAGATAAGCACACATTTTTTAAGTCTCATTTGTCGTTTTCGATTTCAGAATTATTAGACAAGCTAAGATCGATTGACATTCACCTCGATTATAATAGATTATTACAAATGCCTATTTATGAAATGGCTGAAAGTTTGGTGCGTGGTTTTGGATTGTGTAAAACAAAGCCAAATGCTTATGTTCAGTTTTATCTAGATACTGTTTTTGATTATAGCAATAAGCAAGCATCAGACATTTTAAGCTTTCTGGATTATTTTGAAACTAAAAAAGAAACACTAAGTATAACTATGTCCAATAATTTAGATGCAGTTTCAATAATGACTATCCACAAATCTAAAGGTTTAGAATTTCCGGTGGTGGTTTTTCCTTTTGCAGATTTGGATATTTATCGCGAATTAGAGCCGAAAGAATGGTTTCCGTTAGAAAAGGAAAACTACAATGGTTTTGAAAATGCCTTGATAAATTACTCTAAAGACTTTCAGAATTACGGCGGAATTGGTGAAGTCATCCATAATAAACATCAATCAGAGTTAGAACTAGATGGTATTAACTTGTTATACGTAACCTTGACTCGAGCAATTGAGCAATTATATATAATCACAAAAAAAGACATCAGTAACAAAGGTGTTGTTAACGAAAAAACATACGCGGGGATTTTTATCAATTACCTTATTTCTGAAAATATATGGAAAGAAAACCAATCTGAATACAGTTTTGGAGAACCTACTAAATTATCTATCGGGCAAGCTGTCTCTGAAGAATCAGAAGACTACGAATTTATATCTACTCCCAAAGAATCGCATAACCTCAGAATCATTACTAGCTCAGGTGTTTTATGGGAGACTGATCAAGAAAAAGCTATTGAATATGGTAATCTAGTACATTTAGTGATGTCTAAAATCACAACACCTCATGATGTCGATTTTTCTATTAAATCAGTAGTGAGTGATGGGCATATCAAAGCATCGGAGTCAGAATCGCTTAAGCAAATTGTACTTTCAATTATTAATCATAAAATGCTTTCAGCATATTTCTCAACTGACTATTTAATATATAACGAAAAAGATATTATTACAAAAGAAGGCCACTTTTTTAGACCAGATAGATTGGTAGTAAAAGGTAACAAAGCGGTAATTATAGATTATAAAACTGGGGTTGAAAACAAAAAATACGAAGCTCAGATAAACGACTATTCCAATGTCTTAAAAGAAATGGGGTATGTTATTAAAAAAAAATTGATAGTTTATACTAACGATACTATTAAGATTTTAGAAGTTAAATAG